A portion of the Poecilia reticulata strain Guanapo linkage group LG23, Guppy_female_1.0+MT, whole genome shotgun sequence genome contains these proteins:
- the ptn gene encoding pleiotrophin, with protein sequence MTGQKLWTQVAVLALLVLTVTAAEGGKAEKQGKKERKSDCGDWQWSVCVANEGDCGLGTREGTRTGTDCKQTIKTQRCKIPCNWKKKFGGECKYEFQDWGECDLATGKKNRTGVLKRALMDATCAPTVTATKPCGKIPKPKLQDAKKQKKEGKKRERTPMD encoded by the exons ATGACTGGACAGAAGCTGTGGACGCAGGTGGCCGTGCTGGCGCTCCTGGTGCTGACGGTGACGGCAGCCGAAGGAgggaaagcagaaaaacaag GAAAGAAGGAACGCAAATCTGACTGTGGGGATTGGCAGTGGAGCGTGTGCGTCGCCAACGAGGGCGACTGCGGCCTGGGCACCAGGGAAGGAACGCGCACAGGAACCGACTGCAAGCAGACCATCAAGACCCAGCGCTGCAAGATCCCCTGCAACTGGAAGAAGAAGTTTGGAG GGGAATGCAAGTACGAGTTCCAGGACTGGGGGGAGTGTGACCTGGCGACGGGGAAGAAGAACAGGACCGGGGTACTGAAGCGAGCGCTCATGGATGCGACCTGCGCTCCCACTGTCACGGCAACCAAGCCATGCGGGAAAATTCCCAAGCCCAAGCTGCAAG ATgcaaagaagcaaaagaagGAAGGGAAGAAGCGAGAGCGCACCCCAATGGactga